From Microbacterium invictum, the proteins below share one genomic window:
- a CDS encoding ATP-dependent DNA helicase → MDTVSTPTLSPEQDELFRLIEDTREHVFITGRAGTGKSTLLQHLAWNTDKQIAVCAPTGVAALNVDGQTIHSLFRLPIGLIADSEIDQSDATRKILNAIDTLVIDEISMVNADLMDGIDRSLRQARRRRSEPFGGVQVVMFGDPYQLAPVPPRGDERKYLQDHYRSFWFFDAHIWAGPPDGAIGMGGLLDLGRVGAPLHIRELRDIHRQSDPEFKAMLNAVRHGIVTTDIAERLNATGARTPPPPVDGEPPIITLATRNDIVNRINQRHLDALPGPVQTARAEISGDFGRGDASYPADAELQLKVGAQVMFLRNDSGYGGDGPRWVNGSIGTVVRIAGETVRVELDGEEHDVEPTVWERFRYAYDPASRKLSRDIVAEFTQFPLRLAWAVTIHKSQGKTYDRAIVDLGSGAFAPGQTYVALSRLTSLDGLYLSRPLRPADILVDPDVRRFMAGVRAAGRG, encoded by the coding sequence ATGGATACGGTGAGCACGCCGACCCTGTCACCCGAGCAGGATGAGCTGTTCCGCCTCATCGAGGACACCCGCGAGCACGTGTTCATCACGGGGCGCGCCGGCACCGGCAAGTCCACGCTGCTGCAGCACCTCGCATGGAACACCGACAAGCAGATCGCGGTGTGCGCGCCGACGGGCGTGGCGGCGCTCAACGTCGACGGGCAGACGATCCACTCGCTGTTCCGCCTGCCGATCGGACTCATCGCCGACAGCGAGATCGACCAGTCCGACGCGACGCGCAAGATCCTCAACGCCATCGACACGCTCGTCATCGACGAGATCTCGATGGTGAACGCCGATCTGATGGACGGGATCGACAGGTCGCTGCGGCAGGCGCGCCGCCGCCGGTCCGAGCCGTTCGGCGGAGTGCAGGTCGTGATGTTCGGCGACCCCTACCAGCTGGCGCCCGTGCCCCCGCGCGGCGACGAGCGCAAGTACCTGCAGGACCACTACCGGTCGTTCTGGTTCTTCGACGCGCACATCTGGGCGGGCCCGCCCGACGGCGCCATCGGCATGGGCGGTCTGCTCGACCTCGGCCGGGTCGGCGCGCCGCTGCACATCCGTGAGCTGCGCGACATCCACCGGCAGTCCGATCCCGAGTTCAAGGCCATGCTCAACGCGGTGCGTCACGGCATCGTCACCACCGACATCGCCGAGCGGCTCAACGCGACCGGCGCCCGGACGCCCCCGCCGCCGGTGGACGGCGAGCCGCCGATCATCACCCTCGCCACGCGCAACGACATCGTGAACCGGATCAATCAGCGGCACCTCGATGCGCTGCCGGGCCCGGTGCAGACGGCGCGCGCCGAGATCAGCGGCGACTTCGGGCGCGGCGACGCGTCGTACCCCGCCGACGCCGAGCTGCAGCTGAAGGTCGGCGCGCAGGTCATGTTCCTGCGCAACGACAGCGGCTACGGCGGCGACGGCCCCCGGTGGGTGAACGGGTCGATCGGCACCGTCGTCCGCATCGCGGGCGAGACGGTGCGCGTCGAGCTCGACGGCGAAGAGCACGACGTCGAGCCGACGGTGTGGGAGAGGTTCCGGTACGCCTACGATCCGGCATCCCGCAAGCTCAGCCGCGACATCGTCGCGGAGTTCACGCAGTTCCCGCTGCGCCTCGCCTGGGCCGTGACGATCCACAAGTCGCAGGGCAAGACCTACGATCGGGCGATCGTCGACCTCGGCTCGGGAGCATTCGCGCCCGGCCAGACCTACGTCGCGCTGTCGCGGCTGACCTCGCTCGACGGGCTGTACCTGTCGCGGCCGCTGCGGCCCGCCGACATCCTGGTCGACCCTGACGTGCGCCGGTTCATGGCCGGCGTGCGGGCGGCCGGGCGCGGGTAG
- a CDS encoding TIGR03943 family putative permease subunit, giving the protein MLGMRLLGVGLAAAIAAVTLALAVRGQLGLYINPESSWFAVSMAVVLLIGAVASFALPLGAEEDHGHDHGDAHGDHDHGDAPVAGGPHAPAQTVHVGPGLAGTVATVTGGVIATGIVGAILLVPPATLSAEIAMARDTGTPPLFQGADTIDLAVTGDTASFGVGEWASVFATATNPEAFDGDEIVLTGFVTPGDDGFDLTRLVVTHCVIDAQPAAIPVAAADVPETGQWVTVSGTIRDVDGHLQIADAEVEAIDEPADPYEY; this is encoded by the coding sequence ATGCTCGGGATGCGCCTGCTCGGGGTGGGCCTGGCCGCGGCCATCGCCGCCGTCACCCTGGCGCTTGCCGTGCGCGGGCAGCTCGGGCTCTACATCAACCCCGAGTCGTCATGGTTCGCGGTTTCGATGGCCGTCGTGCTGCTGATCGGCGCGGTGGCGAGCTTCGCGCTGCCGCTGGGCGCCGAGGAGGACCACGGGCACGACCACGGCGATGCTCATGGGGATCACGATCACGGCGACGCGCCGGTCGCCGGCGGCCCCCACGCTCCGGCGCAGACCGTGCACGTGGGGCCGGGCCTGGCGGGAACCGTCGCCACCGTGACCGGCGGGGTGATCGCGACCGGCATCGTCGGCGCGATCCTGCTCGTGCCCCCGGCGACGCTCTCGGCCGAGATCGCCATGGCGCGCGACACGGGCACGCCGCCGCTGTTCCAGGGCGCCGACACGATCGACCTGGCCGTCACCGGAGACACCGCGTCCTTCGGCGTGGGGGAGTGGGCGAGCGTGTTCGCCACGGCCACGAACCCAGAGGCGTTCGACGGCGACGAGATCGTCCTCACCGGCTTCGTCACACCGGGCGACGACGGTTTCGATCTCACGCGCCTGGTCGTCACGCACTGCGTGATCGACGCGCAGCCTGCGGCCATCCCGGTGGCCGCGGCCGACGTGCCCGAGACGGGCCAGTGGGTCACCGTGAGCGGCACCATCCGCGATGTCGACGGCCACCTCCAGATCGCGGACGCCGAGGTCGAGGCGATCGACGAGCCCGCCGATCCGTACGAGTACTGA
- a CDS encoding DNA-3-methyladenine glycosylase yields MTGLVAATRAGLGALPLEVAPLLLGGVLRVEIDSDVVAVRITEVEAYHGRGTGPTLDPGSHARMGRTARNATMWGEPGHLYVYLSHGIHSCVNVVCGPEGEAGGVLLRGGEVVEGQDAAFARRAAARTARELARGPGRLGDAIGLRHPRHDGIDAITGEPREGAVARLWLRQEPLAEVAAGPRVGVAGIAGTAAYPWRFWVPGDPTVSPFRWGRGAAEAAATLA; encoded by the coding sequence ATGACCGGGCTGGTCGCGGCGACACGGGCGGGCCTCGGCGCGCTGCCGCTCGAGGTGGCCCCGCTGCTGCTGGGCGGCGTGCTGCGGGTCGAGATCGACAGCGACGTCGTCGCCGTGCGGATCACCGAGGTCGAGGCCTATCACGGGCGGGGGACCGGCCCGACCCTGGACCCGGGTTCGCACGCGCGCATGGGCCGCACGGCCCGCAACGCCACGATGTGGGGCGAGCCCGGGCACCTGTACGTGTATCTGAGCCACGGCATCCACTCGTGCGTGAACGTCGTCTGCGGTCCAGAGGGCGAGGCCGGCGGTGTGCTGCTGCGCGGCGGCGAGGTCGTGGAGGGGCAGGATGCCGCATTCGCGCGCCGCGCGGCTGCGCGCACGGCGCGGGAGCTGGCCCGCGGGCCGGGCCGGCTGGGCGACGCGATCGGACTCCGGCATCCGCGCCACGACGGGATCGATGCGATCACCGGGGAGCCGCGCGAGGGTGCGGTGGCCCGGCTGTGGCTGCGGCAAGAGCCGCTCGCCGAAGTGGCCGCCGGGCCGCGGGTGGGAGTGGCCGGCATCGCCGGCACGGCGGCGTACCCGTGGCGGTTCTGGGTGCCCGGCGACCCGACCGTGTCGCCGTTCCGGTGGGGACGCGGCGCCGCTGAGGCCGCGGCCACTCTGGCGTAG
- the rpmB gene encoding 50S ribosomal protein L28 has product MAAVCQVTGAVPGFGHNISHSHRRTKRRFDPNVQKKTYFVPSLGRKITLNVSAKGIKVIDARGIESVVKDLIAKGVKL; this is encoded by the coding sequence ATGGCAGCAGTGTGCCAGGTGACTGGAGCAGTTCCCGGCTTCGGTCACAACATCTCGCACTCGCACCGCCGGACGAAGCGCCGCTTCGACCCGAACGTGCAGAAGAAGACCTATTTCGTTCCTTCGCTTGGTCGCAAGATCACGCTGAACGTCTCGGCCAAGGGCATCAAGGTCATTGACGCCCGCGGCATCGAGTCGGTCGTGAAGGACCTCATCGCGAAGGGTGTGAAGCTCTAA
- the rpmG gene encoding 50S ribosomal protein L33 encodes MAKKAQDVRPIIKLRSTAGTGYTYVTRKNRRNNPDRIVLKKYDPVVRKHVEFREER; translated from the coding sequence ATGGCGAAGAAGGCTCAGGACGTCCGTCCGATCATCAAGCTGCGCTCGACCGCCGGCACGGGGTACACCTACGTGACGCGCAAGAACCGCCGCAACAACCCCGACCGCATCGTGCTGAAGAAGTACGACCCGGTCGTCCGCAAGCACGTCGAATTCCGAGAGGAGCGCTGA
- a CDS encoding HU family DNA-binding protein, with amino-acid sequence MAITKTELVASIASATGQSQSTVSGVLDALFATVSENVAKGEKVSIPGWIAFEQVDTAARTGRNPQTGAEIKIPAGKRVKVTAGSKLKAAVK; translated from the coding sequence ATGGCCATCACCAAGACCGAGCTCGTTGCCAGCATCGCCAGCGCGACGGGCCAGAGCCAGTCGACCGTCTCGGGCGTGCTCGACGCGCTGTTCGCGACCGTCTCCGAGAACGTCGCCAAGGGCGAGAAGGTCTCGATCCCCGGCTGGATCGCGTTCGAGCAGGTCGACACCGCGGCCCGCACCGGCCGCAACCCGCAGACCGGCGCCGAGATCAAGATCCCCGCGGGCAAGCGCGTCAAGGTGACCGCAGGCTCGAAGCTCAAGGCTGCCGTCAAGTAA
- a CDS encoding cytochrome c oxidase assembly protein, with protein sequence MNSRAFRIAGPAILIAAALLALVLGLAYGGGAAPLVLADPGPVIRWGLPLTTLVVNLSAAGMIGSLVLALFALRTGDRPFDTALDMASVSAAIFTIASAVTAFFTFINIFNATPSADAQFGQQLGRFLVDTPAGVAWSITTIAGAVLTVLTFAVRGWTTTALVTVVAVAALLPIATLGHSGDEAGHNIAVAALFFHIVGAAVWLGGLLLLVMIRPQQSRGQLADVLGRYSSLALAAFVVVALSGVARAVVGVVAWENLLSPYGALLMVKVAALLALGVLGAWYRRRLIGKIREDAASRRFWSLIGLEMAFMGIASGAAVALARTPPPVDTTLPTDPSPAVRLTGSPLPLELTIERWFTQWDIDVVWAFAVGFGVFFYLAGAWRLHRRGDRWPVYRTILWLLGLALLFWVTCGPINAYQDFLFSMHMTGHMLLSMAIPMCLVMGAPVSLAARAIHRRDDGTRGGREWILWAVHTPFSKVITHPLVAAGIFIVSLWAFYYTDLFRWSLYDHLGHEWMVAHFLISGYLFVQSLVGIDPVPLRFPYPFRLLTLIAVMAMHAFFGISIMMSEGLFVAEWFGSMGRTWGATPLEDQYIGGGVAWSIGEIPTLILAITVAIQWSRSDDRAQRRWDRQADRTGDAELEAYNAELQALAERDARRGA encoded by the coding sequence GTGAATTCCCGCGCCTTCCGGATCGCAGGCCCCGCGATCCTGATCGCGGCCGCGTTGCTCGCCCTCGTGCTCGGCCTGGCCTACGGGGGCGGCGCCGCGCCGCTCGTGCTCGCCGACCCCGGCCCCGTGATCCGGTGGGGGCTGCCGCTGACCACGCTCGTGGTGAACCTGTCGGCGGCGGGCATGATCGGGTCGCTCGTGCTGGCCCTGTTCGCGCTGCGCACCGGCGACCGGCCCTTCGACACGGCGCTCGACATGGCATCGGTCTCCGCCGCGATCTTCACGATCGCGAGCGCGGTCACCGCATTCTTCACGTTCATCAACATCTTCAACGCGACGCCCAGCGCCGACGCCCAGTTCGGCCAGCAGCTCGGCCGCTTCCTCGTCGACACGCCCGCCGGCGTCGCCTGGTCGATCACGACGATCGCCGGCGCCGTGCTGACCGTCCTCACCTTCGCGGTGCGCGGCTGGACCACCACCGCACTCGTGACCGTCGTCGCGGTCGCCGCGCTCCTGCCGATCGCGACGCTCGGGCACTCCGGCGACGAGGCGGGGCACAACATCGCCGTGGCCGCACTCTTCTTCCACATCGTCGGCGCCGCCGTCTGGCTCGGCGGGCTGCTGCTGCTGGTCATGATCCGGCCGCAGCAGAGCCGCGGCCAGCTCGCCGACGTCCTCGGCCGGTATTCGAGCCTCGCCCTGGCCGCCTTCGTCGTGGTCGCACTGTCGGGCGTCGCGCGCGCGGTCGTCGGCGTCGTCGCATGGGAGAACCTGCTCTCGCCGTACGGCGCCCTGCTCATGGTCAAGGTCGCAGCCCTGCTGGCGCTGGGCGTACTCGGTGCCTGGTACCGGCGCCGGCTCATCGGGAAGATTCGGGAGGATGCCGCGTCGCGCCGCTTCTGGAGCCTCATCGGGCTGGAGATGGCGTTCATGGGCATCGCCAGCGGCGCGGCGGTCGCGCTGGCCCGCACGCCCCCGCCCGTGGACACCACACTGCCGACCGACCCGTCGCCCGCGGTGCGACTGACTGGATCTCCCCTGCCGCTCGAGCTCACCATCGAGCGCTGGTTCACGCAGTGGGACATCGACGTGGTGTGGGCCTTCGCCGTCGGGTTCGGGGTGTTCTTCTACCTCGCCGGGGCGTGGCGGCTGCACCGCCGCGGCGACAGGTGGCCGGTCTACCGCACCATCCTGTGGCTGCTCGGCCTCGCGCTGCTGTTCTGGGTCACGTGCGGTCCGATCAACGCGTACCAGGACTTCCTGTTCAGCATGCACATGACCGGGCACATGCTGCTGAGCATGGCGATTCCGATGTGCCTGGTGATGGGTGCGCCGGTGAGCCTGGCTGCGCGTGCGATCCACCGCCGTGACGACGGTACGCGCGGGGGACGGGAATGGATCCTGTGGGCCGTGCACACCCCGTTCTCGAAGGTGATCACCCACCCGCTGGTCGCGGCGGGGATCTTCATCGTGTCGCTGTGGGCCTTCTACTACACGGACCTGTTCCGCTGGTCGCTCTACGACCACCTGGGGCACGAGTGGATGGTGGCGCATTTCCTCATCTCGGGCTACCTGTTCGTGCAGTCGCTCGTGGGCATCGACCCGGTGCCGCTGCGCTTCCCCTACCCGTTCCGGCTGCTGACCCTCATCGCCGTCATGGCCATGCACGCGTTCTTCGGTATCTCGATCATGATGAGCGAGGGCCTGTTCGTCGCGGAGTGGTTCGGCTCGATGGGGCGCACGTGGGGCGCGACGCCGCTGGAGGACCAGTACATCGGCGGCGGCGTGGCGTGGTCGATCGGCGAGATCCCGACGCTCATCCTCGCGATCACCGTCGCGATCCAGTGGAGCCGCTCGGACGACCGCGCGCAGCGGCGGTGGGACCGTCAGGCCGACCGCACCGGCGATGCCGAGCTCGAGGCGTACAACGCCGAGCTGCAGGCGCTCGCCGAGCGCGATGCGCGCCGCGGCGCGTAG
- a CDS encoding DUF2470 domain-containing protein, which yields MPHAFDDDALTGVLGHMNSDHLDDNLLIARAFSSLPDVIRAEMTTFDGDAGQWHVFCADGSEDVLRVPWPGGPITERREVRREIVALYDASCARLGIEPRPH from the coding sequence ATGCCCCACGCTTTCGACGATGACGCACTTACCGGCGTCCTCGGCCACATGAACTCCGACCATCTGGACGACAACCTGCTCATCGCGCGCGCCTTCTCGTCGCTGCCTGACGTCATCCGCGCGGAGATGACGACGTTCGACGGTGACGCCGGCCAGTGGCATGTCTTCTGCGCGGACGGCAGCGAAGACGTCCTCCGGGTGCCCTGGCCGGGCGGCCCCATCACCGAGCGGCGCGAGGTGCGCCGCGAGATCGTCGCGCTCTACGACGCGTCGTGTGCCCGGCTCGGGATCGAACCGCGCCCGCACTGA
- the rpsN gene encoding 30S ribosomal protein S14 has translation MAKKSKIARNNQREVIVARYAEKRAELKKALVDPNSTDEQREAARLGLQKLPRNASPVRLRNRDAIDGRPRGHLSKFGISRVRFRDMAHRGELPGVTKSSW, from the coding sequence ATGGCGAAGAAGAGCAAGATCGCGCGCAACAACCAGCGCGAGGTCATCGTCGCCCGCTACGCCGAGAAGCGTGCCGAGCTGAAGAAGGCCCTCGTGGACCCCAACTCGACCGACGAGCAGCGCGAAGCCGCCCGCCTCGGTCTGCAGAAGCTGCCGCGCAACGCGTCGCCGGTGCGCCTGCGCAACCGCGACGCCATCGACGGCCGCCCCCGCGGCCACCTGTCGAAGTTCGGCATCTCGCGTGTCCGCTTCCGCGACATGGCACACCGTGGCGAGCTGCCCGGCGTGACCAAGTCCAGCTGGTAA
- a CDS encoding heme oxygenase (biliverdin-producing) yields MADPIPFSTSLRERSHSAHSGSEGAGFMSDLMRGSGTREDYTALVAQHWFIYAALEAAAERMKADPVASVFITDKLTRLPALEADLEFLIGHGWRDEIEPLPTTQRYVERIAQVGATWPGGFVAHHYTRYLGDLSGGQFIGKVMARQFGFETNGIGFYIFGEIADPKAFKDVYREQLDAAPWDAAEHERVIDEVLVAYQFNTDLFEDLATAKAGAAERVA; encoded by the coding sequence ATGGCTGACCCGATCCCCTTCTCCACCTCCCTGCGCGAGCGTTCGCACAGCGCCCACTCCGGTAGCGAGGGCGCGGGCTTCATGTCCGACCTGATGCGCGGCAGCGGCACGCGCGAGGACTACACGGCGCTGGTCGCACAGCACTGGTTCATCTACGCGGCACTCGAGGCGGCCGCCGAACGGATGAAGGCCGACCCGGTGGCATCCGTCTTCATCACCGACAAGCTCACGCGCCTGCCCGCCCTCGAAGCCGACCTCGAATTCCTCATCGGACACGGATGGCGCGACGAGATCGAGCCGCTGCCGACGACGCAGCGCTACGTGGAGCGCATCGCGCAGGTCGGCGCGACCTGGCCCGGCGGCTTCGTCGCGCACCACTACACCCGCTACCTCGGCGACCTGTCCGGCGGTCAGTTCATCGGCAAGGTCATGGCGCGCCAGTTCGGGTTCGAGACGAACGGCATCGGGTTCTACATCTTCGGCGAGATCGCCGACCCGAAGGCGTTCAAGGACGTCTACCGCGAGCAGCTGGATGCTGCGCCGTGGGATGCCGCGGAGCACGAGCGCGTCATCGACGAGGTCCTGGTGGCCTACCAGTTCAACACCGACCTGTTCGAAGACCTCGCGACCGCGAAGGCCGGCGCCGCCGAGCGCGTCGCCTGA